Proteins co-encoded in one Ziziphus jujuba cultivar Dongzao chromosome 9, ASM3175591v1 genomic window:
- the LOC107427404 gene encoding serine/threonine-protein kinase ATR isoform X9 — MASLSSLVRELRERIAASSSTPPTNVDDEALDARFRAVLPHLLHTYVVPSPSAREREVIAVLKLLSHIARNFPGVFYHGKPSAILPVVGRILPFFAESVFRVTVFSSRHGVIFETVGSLLSLLRTGARDAYRLFFIDAMLAVEDILYVASLCADNTSNTVSTGLTLRCFCKSFDGIFSDPAHLGDLPASNKPVDGTGILINLTGKLRWQPFATWMIKLLGKCLTEGTLYVEGLIDVPLIMAACSLLCYGDADLHMACFDFVCIIGSVVNFDILPHQNIIQSMCVILNEDKEGLPVFRNTVYDSSLGGCLNALHSGCPDDVVKLTAADLVNVFPQSMRRTKSQELKVALCSAYIRIAKICSPHVWRPESLVSTLFLLEPCFPLIDCFQVALSILGPYHIGGQVTSDSDVGQLTVDVLQVENFRVGEKRPIHDVDAFKTKRQKVDEEAMASDTSIQVEQKHTHVVTCEGSDDYATYIRASLVSFVEFLKPPMVKPDTLRPDLALGALSMLCIAFCRYPNTNLSLRIFQQMFSWLPWIVEQSKQGNSITLDISFYLGGIHSILLLQIGTDFMNSKLLQIKDDDADLVHILLKLPWSHSFAFTEPNHLWKTKCISIQVACKLVRSIRSETDLEILDLGLHDETEEVRYEAVISMPVVVFWSGLCVLSHIFRMLEFLGGEKHEKVKNIIPFSLGYLSCLYGSCHAGYECRLYLNMNNEKHSETVDYLLQGFWCPKCDKSVHGNNKPCSKTLVPDMHGRKISLEDCNFIHLQSLFFELIYDELSEDVQVSCVQNMRRILIHVTTNILTETGSEWIRCIEFLLLNKKKAVREAFCTQISSFLEDSVLNCLFSEGVEPKKSNEQKFMDMIKHALAATEDTQIFETLLESTAEIIIAVDHRNQLFLFSLTLLVDQLDNVHMTVRTNASRLIHKACHNKGGLELILSKVVHVRNELFDYLSARLSSRPIMIREFAEAVLGVETEELVKKMIPVVLPKLVVLHQDNDQAVDTLYELAKCLNTDMVPLIVNWIPKVLAFALHQADGQELIPALQFYQTQTGFGKQEIFAAALPALLNELVCFLDDIDSDEIDRRLARIPEMIKEVARVLTDTEDLPNFLRNHFVGLLNIIDKKMLHSENSSLQKQALKRIEMLIKMMGSQLSTYVPKLMVLLMHAIKKKSLQSEGISLLHFFIEQLAEVSPSSTKYLISQVFAALLPFLERDKENPTAHLDKVVKILEELVLKNKIFLKQDICEFPPLPSIPALSKVNKVIQEARGSKTLKDQLQDVVDGLNHENLNVRYMVVCELTKLLNLRRDDITALVTAEGGRNMDLLSSLITSLLRGCAEESRTKVGQQLKQVCADCLGALGAVDPAKVKGISCQRFKIECSDDDLIYELIHKHLARAFRAAPDTIIQDSAALAIQELLKIAGCEASLDENATASNAESLKDKESPKLAAAGINGTSSSTEMSRRGQRLWDRFSNYVKEIIAPCLTSRFQFPNVADSAFVGPIYQPSMSFRRWIFLWIKKLTAHATGSRASIFTACRVIVRQDMQTAVYLLPYLVLNVVCHGSQEARCGITEEILTVLAAVSENSGAAVYGVNGGQSEVCIQAVFTLLDNLGQWVDDVKQELALSQSFQSLSSKQQASKLKDHGQNSLVEQDQLLVQCKNVSELLSAIPKVRLAKASLRCQAYARSLMYFESYVRGKSGSFNPAAERSGIFEDEDISYLMEIYSCLDEPDGLSGLASLRKSLGLQDQLLINKKAGNWAEVLTSCEQALQMKPTSIQRHSDVLNCLLNMYHLQAMVTHVDGLNSRIPEYKKMWCMQGVQAAWRLGRWELMGDYLSGADEEGMDSYMRAYPIIMKLHLLWELEDFHTLLSGDSFLDKKLNLGDLRFSKVIQNWENRLRITQPSLWAREPLLAFRRIVFGASGLDAQVGDCWLQYAKLCRMAGHYETANRAILEAQASGAPNVHMEKAKLLWSTRRSDGAIATLQQSLLNMPMEVVGSAAISSITSLSLVPLNPPPLVCNTQALNENQDIAKALLLYSRWIHYTGQKQKEDVINLYSRVRELQPKWEKGFFYMAKYCDEVLADARKRQEENFELGPRTISSTSAVVVSSNLINEKRWWSYMPDVLLFYAKGLHRGHKNLFQALPRLLTLWFDFGSFYQRSGASSNKDLKSVHVKVMSVMRGCLKDLPTYQWLTVLPQLVSRICHQNEEVVRLVKSIITSVLRQYPQQALWIMAAVSKSTVPSRREAAAEIIQAARKGFNQGNGGSNLFIQFASLVDHLIKLCFHAGQSKAKTINISTEFSALKRMMPLGIIMPIQQSLTVNLPTLDGNLADSSDIFSVADLPTVSGIGDEAEILSSLQRPKKVVLLGSDGIQRPFLCKPKDDLRKDARMMEFTAMINRLLSKYPESRQRKLYIRTFAVIPLTEDCGMVEWVPHTRGLRHILQDIYITCGKFDRQTTNPQIKRIYDQCQSKMPEDEMLKNKILPMFPPVFHKWFLTTFSEPAAWFRARVAYAHTTAVWSMVGHIVGLGDRHGENILFDSTTGDCVHVDFSCLFDKGLQLEKPELVPFRLTQNMIDGLGITGYEGIFLRVCEITLSVLRTHRGTLMSILETFIHDPLVEWTKSHKSSGVEVQNPHAQLAISNIEARLQGVVVGVGAAPSLPLAVEGQARRLITEAVSHKNLGKMYIWWMPWF; from the exons ATGGCGAGCCTGTCGAGCTTGGTGCGCGAACTCCGAGAACGCATAGCTGCTTCCTCTTCAACTCCTCCAACCAATGTAGACGACGAGGCTTTGGATGCTAGATTCCGAGCCGTCCTTCCTCATCTCCTCCACACCTACGTCGTCCCTTCTCCTTCTg CCAGGGAGAGGGAAGTCATAGCTGTTTTAAAGCTCCTCTCTCATATTGCAAGGAACTTTCCAGGGGTCTTTTACCATGGCAAGCCCAGCGCTATTCTACCTGTCGTTGGTCGAATTTTGCCTTTCTTTGCAGAATCTGTGTTTCG AGTAACTGTTTTCAGTTCTAGGCATGGTGTGATTTTTGAGACTGTTGGATCGCTTCTATCTCTGCTTCGTACTGGAGCACGGGATGCTTATCGTCTGTTTTTCATTGATGCCATGTTAGCGGTTGAAG ATATTTTGTATGTTGCATCACTCTGTGCTGACAATACAAGCAATACGGTATCCACAGGATTGACTTTAAGGTGTTTTTGCAAGTCATTTGATGGAATTTTCAGTGATCCTGCTCATCTTGGAGATCTTCCAGCAAGTAATAAACCTGTAGATGGCACTGGTATCTTGATTAACCTTACAGGAAAACTAAGGTGGCAACCTTTTGCAACTTGGATGATTAAGCTTCTTGGTAAATGCTTAACTGAAGGAACTCTCTATGTGGAAGGACTTATTGATGTGCCACTTATTATGGCTGCATGTTCTCTTTTATGTTATGGCGATGCTGATTTGCATATG GCATGTTTTGATTTTGTATGCATCATTGGATCGGTGGTAAATTTTGACATTCTTCCTCATCAAAATATTATCCAGTCGATGTGTGTGATATTAAATGAGGACAAAGAAGGGCTTCCTGTATTTAG AAACACGGTATACGATTCATCCTTGGGTGGTTGTCTGAATGCACTACACTCGGGTTGTCCTGATGATGTTGTCAAGCTAACAGCTGCCGATTTGGTCAATGTATTTCCACAATCAATGAGAAGAACTAAAAGCCAGGAGCTTAAG GTTGCATTATGCAGTGCATACATACGAATTGCAAAGATTTGTTCTCCACATGTATGGAGGCCAGAATCTCTTGTTTCTACACTTTTCCTTCTAGAACCATGTTTCCCACTAATAGATTGCTTTCAAGTGGCCCTGTCTATACTTGGTCCCTATCACATTGGAGGACAAGTGACGAGTGATAGTGATGTGGGCCAATTGACAGTAGATGTTCTTCAAGTTGAAAATTTCAGGGTTGGGGAAAAGAGACCTATTCATGATGTGGATGCTTTCAAGACTAAACGCCAAAAAGTAGATGAAGAAGCTATGGCTTCTGATACTAGTATTCAGGTGGAGCAAAAGCACACTCATGTGGTTACCTGTGAAGGAAGTGACGATTATGCAACATATATACGTGCTTCACTTGTttcttttgttgaatttttaaaacctcCTATGGTTAAACCTGATACTTTAAGACCGGATCTTGCATTAGGAGCTCTTAGCATGCTTTGCATTGCCTTCTGTAGATATCCAAATACCAATCTGTCACTCAGAATCTTTCAACAGATGTTCTCATGGTTGCCCTGGATAGTGGAGCAG TCAAAGCAAGGAAATTCTATCACACTGGACATTTCATTCTACCTGGGAGGAATTCACAGCATATTACTTTTGCAAA TAGGTACTGATTTCATGAATAGTAAGCTGTTGCAAATCAAGGATGATGATGCCGATCTTGTACATATACTGCTAAAGTTGCCATGGAGCCATTCATTTGCATTTACTGAACCAAATCATCTTTGGAAAACAAAGTGCATTTCTATTCAAGTGGCATGCAAGCTTGTTCGTAGCATAAGATCTGAAACTGATCTTGAAATCTTGGATTTGGGTCTTCATGATGAGACTGAGGAAGTTCGATATGAAGCAGTGATATCCATGCCGGTGGTTGTCTTTTGGTCTGGTCTTTGTGTGCTATCACATATATTCAGAATGCTGGA GTTCTTGGGGGGAGAAAAACACGAAAAGGTTAAGAATATTATTCCGTTTTCTCTTGGCTACTTGTCATGCCTTTATGGATCTTGTCATGCTGGATATGAATGCAGATTATATTTGAATATGAACAATGAGAAACACAGTGAAACGGTAGACTATTTACTGCAAGGATTTTGGTGTCCAAAGTGTGACAAAAGTGTTCATGGTAATAATAAGCCTTGTTCGAAAACCTTGGTGCCAGATATGCACGGTAGGAAAATTAGTTTGGAGGACTGTAATTTCATCCATCTACAATCTCTCTTTTTTGAACTTATCTATGATGAGTTGTCAGAAGACGTCCAAGTTTCTTGCGTGCAAAATATGCGAAGGATCCTTATACATGTAACCACCAATATTCTGACTGAAACAGGATCGGAATGGATCAGatgtattgaatttttactcCTTAATAAAAAGAAGGCCGTTAGAGAAGCCTTTTGCACTCAGATTAGCTCATTCCTAGAGGATTCTGTTTTGAATTGTTTATTTTCTGAGGGGGTCGAGCCAAAAAAAAGTAACGAGCAAAAGTTTATGGACATGATTAAACATGCATTGGCAGCAACAGAAGATACTCAAATCTTTGAGACTCTTTTGGAATCTACCGCAGAAATAATTATTGCAGTTGATCATCGCAATCAACTGTTCTTGTTTTCTCTTACCTTACTGGTTGATCAGCTTGATAATGTACACATGACAGTGAGAACGAATGCATCAAGGTTGATACATAAAGCTTGCCATAATAAAGGAGGACTTGAACTAATTCTTTCAAAAGTTGTTCATGTTCGAAATGAACTATTTGATTATTTGTCTGCAAGGCTCTCTAGCCGTCCAATAATGATCAGAGAGTTTGCAGAAGCAGTTCTTGGTGTTGAAACCGAAGAACTTGTCAAGAAAATGATTCCTGTTGTCCTGCCCAAGCTCGTGGTTTTGCATCAGGATAATGATCAAGCAGTTGACACCTTGTATGAGTTGGCTAAGTGTCTAAACACTGATATGGTGCCTCTAATAGTTAATTGGATACCAAAAGTGCTAGCTTTTGCTCTCCACCAAGCAGATGGCCAAGAGTTGATACCTGCTTTGCAATTTTATCAGACCCAGACAGGTTTTGGCAAACAAGAAATCTTTGCAGCTGCATTACCTGCACTCTTAAATGAACTTGTATGTTTTTTGGATGACATTGATTCAGATGAAATAGATAGAAG GCTAGCAAGAATACCTGAGATGATTAAAGAAGTTGCTAGGGTTCTGACTGATACTGAGGATCTTCCGAACTTTTTGAGGAATCACTTTGTTGGCCTCCTTAACATTATTGACAAAAAGATGCTCCACTCAGAGAACTCCTCTCTGCAAAAACAAGCTTTAAAGCGTATTGAGATGCTGATTAAAATGATGGGTTCTCAACTTAGCACATATGTGCCTAAACTGATGGTTCTTCTTATGCATGCGATTAAGAAGAAATCGCTTCAAAGTGAGGGTATTTCCTTATTACATTTTTTCATTGAGCAGTTGGCAGAAGTCTCACCATCTAGCACCAAATATTTGATTTCTCAAGTTTTTGCTGCTCTTCTTCCCTTTTtagagagagataaagagaaTCCCACTGCACATTTAGAtaaagtggtaaaaatattggAAGAACTTGTACTGAAAAATAAGATTTTCTTAAAGCAGGATATCTGTGAGTTCCCTCCACTGCCCAGTATTCCAGCTCTATCAAAAGTTAACAAAGTTATTCAAGAAGCCCGGGGTTCAAAGACATTGAAGGATCAATTGCAAGATGTTGTTgatggtttgaatcatgagaaCTTAAATGTGAGATATATGGTAGTCTGCGAGTTGACCAAGTTACTGAACCTGAGAAGAGATGATATTACAGCATTGGTAACTGCTGAAGGGGGTAGAAACATGGATCTTTTGAGCTCTTTGATCACATCCTTACTAAGAGGATGTGCTGAAGAATCAAGGACCAAGGTGGGGCAGCAGCTGAAGCAGGTCTGTGCAGATTGCCTTGGGGCACTAGGTGCAGTTGACCCTGCAAAAGTCAAGGGCATTTCATGCCAACGCTTCAAAATTGAATGTTCTGATGATGaccttatttatgaattaattCACAAGCATCTTGCTAGGGCTTTTAGAGCTGCACCTGACACTATTATTCAAGATTCAGCTGCATTGGCCATACAGGAGCTGTTAAAGATTGCAGGTTGTGAGGCATCACTAGATGAAAATGCTACTGCTTCTAATGCAGAATCACTGAAGGATAAAGAATCTCCAAAGCTTGCTGCAGCTGGAATTAACGGTACCAGTAGTAGCACTGAGATGAGTAGGAGAGGTCAGAGATTGTGGGACCGATTCTCTAATTATGTTAAAGAGATAATAGCCCCTTGCTTAACCTCTAGATTTCAATTTCCAAATGTTGCTGATTCGGCATTTGTTGGACCAATTTACCAACCATCTATGTCTTTTAGAAGATGGATATTTTTGTGGATTAAAAAGCTGACGGCACATGCAACTGGTTCTCGTGCAAGTATTTTTACTGCTTGTCGAGTTATAGTGCGTCAGGATATGCAGACAGCAGTATATCTGCTGCCTTATCTAGTTCTTAATGTTGTTTGTCATGGAAGTCAGGAGGCACGTTGTGGAATAACAGAAGAAATCCTAACTGTTCTTGCTGCTGTCTCAGAGAATAGTGGGGCTGCAGTTTATGGAGTTAATGGTGGGCAAAGTGAAGTTTGCATTCAAGCTGTGTTCACTCTTCTTGATAATCTTGGCCAATGGGTGGATGATGTTAAACAAGAATTGGCTCTTTCTCAATCTTTTCAATCATTATCTTCTAAGCAACAAGCATCCAAGCTAAAGGATCATGGCCAAAATTCTTTGGTGGAACAGGACCAACTCCTTGTACAGTGTAAAAATGTTTCAGAGCTTTTGTCTGCAATTCCAAAGGTAAGACTTGCTAAGGCCTCCCTTAGATGTCAGGCATATGCAAGGTCTCTAATGTACTTTGAGTCTTACGTTAGAGGAAAGTCAGGTTCTTTCAACCCTGCAGCTGAGAGAAGTGGCATTTTTGAGGATGAAGATATTTCGTATCTAATGGAAATATATAGCTGTCTTGATGAGCCTGATGGTCTATCTGGGCTGGCATCTTTACGTAAATCTTTGGGATTACAAGACCAGCTTTTAATCAACAAAAAGGCAGGAAATTGGGCAGAGGTTTTAACTTCTTGTGAGCAAGCTTTGCAGATGAAACCCACTTCGATTCAAAGGCATTCAGATGTTCTTAATTGTTTACTAAACATGTACCATCTTCAGGCAATGGTTACTCATGTTGATGGTTTAAATTCTAGAATTCCTGAATATAAGAAAATGTGGTGCATGCAAGGTGTGCAGGCAGCATGGAGACTTGGCAGGTGGGAGTTGATGGGTGACTACCTTAGTGGAGCTGATGAAGAAG GAATGGATTCCTACATGCGGGCTTACCCAATTATTATGAAACTTCACTTGCTATGGGAGCTGGAGGACTTTCACACTCTTCTTTCTGGTGACTCttttttggacaaaaaattaaatcttgGTGATTTGAGATTCTCAAAAGTGATACAAAACTGGGAAAATCGTCTCCGAATTACGCAGCCATCACTATGGGCTAGAGAACCACTTCTGGCTTTCAGAAGAATAGTTTTTGGTGCCTCTGGGCTTGATGCTCAAGTTGGTGACTGCTGGCTTCAATATGCAAAGCTCTGCCGCATGGCTGGTCATTATGAGACAGCAAACCGAGCAATCCTTGAAGCCCAAGCTTCAGGTGCACCTAATGTTCATATGGAGAAGGCTAAGCTTTTGTGGAGCACCAGACGTTCTGATGGTGCCATTGCAACGCTGCAACAATCTCTGTTGAACATGCCTATGGAGGTTGTAGGTTCTGCTGCAATATCATCAATTACTAGTCTTTCACTGGTTCCACTGAACCCACCACCTTTAGTTTGTAATACTCAGGCGTTGAATGAGAATCAAGATATTGCAAAGGCCCTTCTCCTCTATTCTAGGTGGATCCATTATACCGGACAGAAGCAGAAAGAAGATGTAATAAATCTTTATTCAAGAGTGAGAGAACTGCAGCCCAAGTGGGAGAAAGGGTTTTTTTATATGGCTAAATATTGTGATGAAGTTCTTGCTGACGCCAGGAAACGCCAGGAAGAGAATTTTGAACTAGGCCCCAGGACAATATCATCAACTAGTGCTGTTGTTGTCTCGTCAAATTTAATCAATGAGAAGCGTTGGTGGTCATACATGCCTgatgttcttttattttatgcCAAGGGGCTTCATAGGGGTCACAAGAATCTCTTTCAAGCGCTTCCTAGGCTGTTAACCCTGTGGTTTGACTTCGGGAGTTTTTATCAAAGAAGCGGTGCATCATCTAATAAGGATCTGAAAAGTGTCCATGTAAAG GTAATGAGTGTTATGCGAGGCTGCTTGAAGGATTTGCCAACATATCAGTGGTTAACAGTACTGCCTCAGTTGGTTTCCAGAATTTGCCACCAGAATGAAGAAGTTGTTCGGTTGGTCAAATCTATAATCACCTCAGTTCTGCGGCAATATCCACAACAAGCCCTTTGGATTATGGCAGCAGTCTCAAAGTCCACTGTTCCTTCTAGGCGGGAGGCGGCAGCAGAGATCATACAAGCTGCACGGAAAGGGTTCAACCAGGGAAATGGTGGCAGCAATTTGTTTATTCAGTTTGCCAGTCTGGTCGATCATTTAATTAAGTTGTGTTTTCATGCTGGTCAGTCAAAAGCAAAGACAATTAATATCTCAACTGAATTTAGTGCCTTGAAGAGGATGATGCCGCTGGGAATTATAATGCCCATTCAACAATCTCTTACTGTTAATCTACCGACATTGGATGGGAATCTCGCTGACTCTTCTGATATCTTTTCTGTGGCTGATCTTCCTACAGTATCAGGAATAGGTGATGAGGCTGAGATTCTTTCATCACTTCAGCGACCTAAAAAA GTTGTTCTATTGGGCAGTGATGGCATCCAACGTCCATTCCTCTGCAAACCCAAGGATGATCTTAGGAAAGATGCCCGTATGATGGAGTTCACTGCAATGATAAATCGTTTGTTGTCCAAATATCCAGAGAGCCGACAGAGGAAGCTCTATATTCGCACGTTTGCAGTGATTCCTTTAACGGAGGACTGTGGCATGGTAGAATGGGTGCCTCATACTCGTGGACTTCGGCATATCCTTCAAGACATATATATAACCTGTGGGAAATTTGATAGACAGACGACAAATCCTCAGATTAAACGGATTTATGATCAATGCCAAAGTAAAATGCCAGAAGATGAGATGCTAAAGAACAAAATTCTTCCAATGTTCCCTCCTGTTTTCCATAAATGGTTTTTGACCACCTTTTCTGAGCCAGCTGCTTGGTTTAGGGCACGGGTTGCTTATGCACACACTACTGCAGTTTGGTCCATGGTTGGGCATATTGTTGGCCTTGGTGATCGACATGGTGAAAACATTCTTTTCGATTCTACCACAGGTGACTGTGTTCATGTTGATTTTAGTTGCCTGTTTGACAAAGGCCTGCAGTTGGAGAAGCCTGAGCTGGTACCTTTCAGGCTGACTCAG AACATGATTGATGGCTTAGGCATCACTGGTTATGAGGGAATATTCTTAAGGGTATGTGAGATTACACTATCAGTATTGAGGACACATCGGGGGACTTTGATGAGTATTCTTGAAACCTTCATCCATGATCCTCTTGTAGAGTGGACGAAATCTCACAAGTCCAGTGGGGTAGAAGTTCAGAATCCACATGCACAG CTAGCCATCAGTAATATTGAGGCAAGGTTGCAAGGAGTAGTTGTTGGTGTTGGGGCAGCTCCATCTTTGCCTCTCGCTGTTGAAGGTCAGGCTCGTAGGTTAATTACTGAAGCAGTCTCACACAAAAATCTTGGGAAGATGTATATCTGGTGGATGCCATGGTTTTAG